The following coding sequences are from one Leishmania major strain Friedlin complete genome, chromosome 36 window:
- a CDS encoding putative ER--golgi transport protein erv25 precursor, whose protein sequence is MMSSSNRGARVHWSLQGIPRLLLLLAGFAVALQATTSAQALTYHFVDGKPLCFSEIIENVQTSQITGVYNWKPSAHSPASQVQLRLSAKDGTGNVYYDKEMMEGEHSFAVQLHPNVLSGEQLICFTASSNFVASEDKPVKVSIELDQAPKNEFNADKVVVETIQKRRQIDGLDVYTYQEAGGELKDILQPRAYLETIDRELSATKRLLDQLVTNLGISVMKESRMRATSESTFTRVWVCALLLIGIISGVLWMQFRFLKSTLRKKKLL, encoded by the coding sequence ATGATGTCATCATCAAACAGAGGTGCACGGGTGCACTGGAGCCTGCAGGGCATCcctcggctgctgcttctccttgcTGGGTTTGCCGTTGCCCTCCAGGCCACCACGTCGGCGCAGGCACTCACCTACCACTTCGTCGACGGCAAGCCGTTGTGCTTCTCCGAGATTATTGAGAACGTGCAGACAAGCCAGATTACTGGCGTGTACAACTGGAAGCCCAGCGCCCACTCGCCAGCCTCACAGGTGCAACTCCGGCTTTCCGCGAAGGACGGCACCGGGAACGTGTACTACGATAAGGAGATGATGGAAGGCGAGCACTCCTTCGCTGTGCAGCTTCACCCCAATGTGCTGAGTGGGGAGCAGCTCATCTGTTTCACTGCCTCCTCAAACTTCGTAGCCTCGGAGGACAAGCCGGTGAAGGTGAGTATCGAGCTGGATCAGGCCCCTAAGAACGAATTCAACGCCGACAAGGTGGTTGTCGAGACAATACAGAAGCGGCGTCAGATCGACGGCCTCGACGTTTACACGTACCAGGAGGCGGGGGGAGAGCTGAAGGACATCCTGCAGCCACGCGCCTACCTGGAAACCATCGATCGAGAGCTGAGTGCGACGAAGCGGCTGCTAGACCAGCTAGTGACAAACTTGGGCATCAGCGTGATGAAGGAGTCTCGCATGCGTGCGACTTCGGAGAGCACCTTTAcacgtgtgtgggtgtgtgcgctgctgcttatCGGCATCATCTCTGGTGTCCTTTGGATGCAGTTCCGCTTTCTCAAGTCGACGCTTCGAAAGAAGAAGCTCCTGTGA
- a CDS encoding putative DEAD box RNA helicase: MAERNYSPFSGFSTTSRGGGGSGAHRKGSAEGLGSKLAPVNWSTKSLVPGKWKVVDASAIRKAASVKDDHGASKVKHLSDIEAEEWRQANSITVSDSDQCPNPVTEFDMLTAVPQYLKAKLLAQGFTAPTPIQAQSWSIVLSGRDLVGVAKTGSGKTLAFIVPALAHIALQEPLKVGDGPMVIVLAPTRELAQQIEQEAIKVLPQSIRCGCIYGGAPKGPQLGLLRQGVHILVATPGRLIDFMEIKRVNLLRVTYLVMDEADRMLDMGFEPQVRAICGQIRPDRQTLMFSATWPREIQNLAASFQKNWVRINVGSMELLANKDVTQHFILTSEAAKLDELKRLIERHRNQRVLIFCKTKKTADYLEFQLKRNGVDCMAIHGDKEQRQREFILERFRKDPRLCVVATDVAARGLDIKELETVVNYDFPMQIDDYVHRIGRTGRAGAKGASFTMITKHETQLNASTVFQLVELVERAGQEVPGWLREWAEQGGGYHVPKRNRNMMGSFGRNGPRMRMPGDSPAAGTGSSGGHFGLAPHAKGSQAFGMTDSTIQNKKFDYSSDDDDSARPAKRARQ; this comes from the coding sequence ATGGCAGAGCGCAACTACAGCCCCTTTTCTGGGTTTTCCACCACTTcccgcggtggtggtggtagtggtgccCACCGCAAGGGCAGTGCAGAGGGACTGGGTAGCAAACTGGCGCCTGTGAACTGGTCGACCAAGAGCCTCGTCCCGGGCAAGTGGAAGGTTGTCGACGCCAGCGCGATCCGTAAGGCTGCCAGCGTGAAAGATGACCACGGCGCCAGCAAGGTGAAGCACCTCAGCGATATCGAGGCGGAAGAGTGGCGTCAGGCCAATTCCATCACAGTTTCCGACTCCGACCAGTGCCCAAACCCAGTCACCGAGTTCGACATGCTCACCGCCGTGCCGCAGTACCTGAAGGCGAAGCTTCTGGCGCAGGGATTCACGGCCCCCACTCCGATTCAGGCGCAGTCTTGGTCGATCGTTCTGTCGGGACGCGACCTCGTCGGCGTAGCCAAGACCGGCTCCGGCAAGACCTTGGCGTTCATTGTGCCAGCCTTGGCTCACATCGCGCTGCAGGAGCCGCTGAAGGTGGGGGACGGCCCAATGGTTATTGTCCTCGCGCCGACCCGCGAACTAGCTCAGCAGATCGAGCAGGAGGCGATCAAGGTGCTGCCGCAAAGCATTCGGTGCGGCTGCATTTACGGCGGTGCACCGAAGGGCCCGCAGCTTGGCCTGCTTCGCCAGGGTGTGCACATCCTCGTGGCCACCCCGGGCCGCTTGATCGATTTCATGGAAATCAAGCGTGTGAACTTGTTGCGTGTAACGTACCTGGTGATGGATGAGGCGGATCGCATGCTGGACATGGGCTTTGAGCCGCAGGTGCGCGCCATCTGCGGTCAAATTCGCCCTGACCGGCAAACGCTCATGTTTTCGGCCACGTGGCCGCGCGAAATCCAGAACCTCGCCGCCAGCTTCCAGAAGAACTGGGTGCGCATCAACGTTGGCAGCAtggagctgctcgccaaCAAGGATGTTACACAGCATTTCATCTTGACCTCAGAAGCAGCGAAGCTTGATGAGCTGAAGCGGCTGATAGAGCGGCACCGCAATCAGCGCGTGCTCATCTTCTGCAAGACAAAGAAGACAGCTGACTACCTCGAGTTTCAGCTGAAGCGCAACGGCGTGGATTGCATGGCTATTCACGGCGATAAggagcagcgtcagcgtgaGTTTATCCTGGAGCGCTTCCGCAAAGACCCACGACTGTGTGTGGTGGCCACTGACGTGGCCGCTCGCGGTCTCGACATCAAGGAGTTGGAGACGGTGGTGAACTACGACTTCCCTATGCAAATCGACGACTATGTTCACCGCATCGGCCGCACGGGCCGCGCCGGGGCTAAGGGTGCGTCCTTTACGATGATCACAAAACACGAGACCCAGCTGAACGCGTCGACAGTGTTCCAGCTGGTGGAGCTGGTAGAGCGCGCGGGGCAGGAGGTGCCTGGGTGGTTGCGCGAGTGGGCCGAGCAGGGTGGCGGCTATCACGTCCCGAAGCGCAACCGCAACATGATGGGCAGCTTCGGCCGCAACGGCCCCCGCATGCGCATGCCGGGCGATAGCCCGGCTGCTGGCACCGGTAGCAGCGGTGGCCACTTTGGCCTGGCGCCACACGCTAAAGGCTCGCAGGCGTTCGGCATGACGGACAGCACAATTCAGAATAAGAAGTTCGATtacagcagcgacgacgacgactctGCTCGACCGGCcaagcgcgcgcgccaaTAG
- a CDS encoding protein-tyrosine phosphatase 1-like protein, with amino-acid sequence MSHDVSRVSRPSLLSNSSSRSTTEPPDASLQSAAATAAATPPPSNTQTSGDDVAGSAEYTCGNYDLDGSTSTVDPLIDASCSKRERNPEFDMYKLPIEAQFNLIEEEFAAIEASTMNPRLYNFTTSNANPTKNRYINVLANEETIFPPTSLTSAPPTTGGSRLSTSGSPPSMASAPSPMKSLTGRAQKIWGVAGQRLFGTRRGGTLPRDVEGNEKFTTGCVTKKYPQWYINANVVDTSVEPVFVASQAPVQECIDDFLAVIYSCEVTLVLMLTELEEAGFVKADRYWPEDSAPADRIESFGSMCVYKDEQDPYTCDAAHELVRRSFYIRPSAASQARAHKIVMYQYVGWPDRGVPDSTESFEELLKIIQGYVMASPAPRVPAAGPESAAHSSIATNSGGDGSTSNTGSGEGSGKLTPPVFVHCSAGIGRTGTLIGAYTAVKLTEAGLLTNTSIRRIVTDMRKARFGMVQRVEQYMFLYMIVLQHMGVDARKFSARMQPRADLYNMRWMEARQKALLGARAAKR; translated from the coding sequence ATGAGCCATGACGTTTCGCGTGTCAGTCGGCCGAGCTTGCTATCCAACAGTTCCTCGAGAAGCACTACCGAGCCTCCTGATGCGTCGTTGCAAAgtgcagcggcaacggcTGCAGCTACTCCGCCGCCCTCGAACACGCAGaccagcggcgacgatgtCGCTGGCAGCGCCGAATACACTTGCGGCAACTACGATCTCGatggcagcaccagcacggtCGACCCCCTCATTGACGCTTCGTGCTCCAAAAGGGAGCGCAACCCAGAGTTCGACATGTACAAGCTGCCGATCGAGGCGCAATTTAACCTGATTGAGGAGGAGTTTGCCGCCATCGAGGCGAGCACCATGAATCCCAGGTTGTACAACTTCACCACCTCCAACGCCAACCCAACGAAGAACCGCTACATCAACGTGCTCGCTAACGAGGAGACAATCTTCCCCCCAACGAGCTTGACATCTGCGCCACCGACGACGGGCGGTTCGAGACTCTCCACGTCTGGCTCTCCGCCTTCGATGgcatcggcaccgtcgccaATGAAGTCCCTCACAGGCAGAGCGCAGAAAATTTGGGGGGTCGCCGGGCAGCGACTCTTTGGCACACGGCGTGGCGGCACTTTGCCAAGAGACGTTGAGGGCAACGAGAAATTCACCACCGGCTGCGTCACCAAGAAGTACCCGCAATGGTACATTAACGCCAACGTAGTGGACACGAGTGTGGAGCCTGTGTTTGTGGCCTCGCAGGCACCGGTGCAGGAGTGCATAGATGACTTTCTCGCTGTTATCTATAGCTGTGAGGTGACCCTGGTGCTGATGTTGACTGAGTTGGAGGAGGCTGGCTTTGTGAAGGCAGACCGGTACTGGCCAGAAGACAGCGCACCCGCCGACAGGATAGAGTCGTTCGGCAGCATGTGCGTGTACAAGGATGAGCAGGACCCGTATACGTGCGACGCCGCACACGAACTGGTGCGCCGGTCATTTTACATACGCCCCTCGGCTGCGTCccaagcgcgcgcgcacaagaTCGTAATGTATCAGTATGTGGGCTGGCCGGACCGTGGAGTTCCCGACAGCACCGAATCTTTCGAGGAACTCTTGAAAATCATTCAGGGTTATGTAATGGCGTCACCGGCTCCACGTGTGCCGGCGGCTGGGCCGGAGAGCGCCGCCCACAGCTCTATCGCCACcaacagcggcggtgacggcagcaccagcaatACTGGAAGTGGCGAAGGAAGTGGCAAACTCACGCCCCCAGTCTTTGTgcactgcagcgccggcattGGTCGTACGGGCACCCTCATCGGTGCCTACACAGCCGTGAAGCTGACGGAGGCCGGGCTGCTGACGAACACAAGTATCCGGCGCATCGTGACGGACATGCGCAAGGCTCGCTTTGGTATGGTGCAGCGCGTGGAGCAGTACATGTTTCTCTACATGatcgtgctgcagcacatggGGGTAGACGCGCGCAAGTTCAGCGCGCGCATGCAGCCGCGAGCGGACCTGTATAATATGCGGTGGATGGAAGCGAGGCAGAAGGCGCTACTTGGGGCCCGCGCAGCGAAGCGCTGA